The Bacteroides fragilis NCTC 9343 genome includes the window GACCGAGTGTTGACGGAGGGAATAGAAAAAGGTGACCGTACCGGAACGGGAACCATCAGTGTCTTCGGACACCAGATGCGTTTCAACCTGGACGAGGGATTCCCTTGCCTGACTACCAAGAAACTTCATCTGAAATCAATCATTTACGAACTACTGTGGTTCCTCAAAGGAGACACGAATGTGAAATATTTGCAGGACCACGGCGTACGCATCTGGAACGAATGGGCGGACGAAACAGGCGATCTGGGACATATATATGGATACCAGTGGCGTTCGTGGCCAACCTACGACGGAGGATTTATCGACCAGATCAGCGAAGCTGTAGATGCCATCAAGCACAATCCCGATTCACGCCGCATCATTGTCAGTGCATGGAATGTAGGAGACCTGGATCACATGAACCTCCCTCCTTGCCACGCATTCTTCCAGTTTTACGTAGCAAACGGACGGCTGAGCCTGCAACTCTATCAACGCAGCGCCGATATCTTCCTGGGGGTACCTTTCAATATAGCATCTTATGCATTGCTGCTGCAGATGATGGCGCAAGTCACCGGTCTGCAGGCAGGAGACTTTATCCACACACTGGGCGACGCACATATCTACCTGAACCACCTGGAACAGGTGAAACTCCAGCTCAGCCGGGAACCGCGCCCACTACCACAAATGAAGATCAATCCGGACGTGAAAAACATCTTCGACTTCCAATTCGAGGACTTTGAATTAGTAAATTATGATCCGCACCCGCACATCGCTGGAAAAGTTGCGGTATAATCCCCATCGGACTATGAGTAGAATCAGCATTATCGCCGCCGTAGACAGCCGGATGGCTATCGGCTTTCAAAATAAACTTTTATTCTGGCTGCCCAATGACCTGAAACGTTTCAAGGCGTTGACCACAGGAAACACAATCATCATGGGACGCAAAACGTTCGAATCACTCCCGAAAGGGGCATTACCCAATCGCCGGAATGTAGTCCTTTCTTCCAATCCGGCAGCCGAATGTCCGGGA containing:
- a CDS encoding thymidylate synthase, whose translation is MKQYLDLLDRVLTEGIEKGDRTGTGTISVFGHQMRFNLDEGFPCLTTKKLHLKSIIYELLWFLKGDTNVKYLQDHGVRIWNEWADETGDLGHIYGYQWRSWPTYDGGFIDQISEAVDAIKHNPDSRRIIVSAWNVGDLDHMNLPPCHAFFQFYVANGRLSLQLYQRSADIFLGVPFNIASYALLLQMMAQVTGLQAGDFIHTLGDAHIYLNHLEQVKLQLSREPRPLPQMKINPDVKNIFDFQFEDFELVNYDPHPHIAGKVAV